A stretch of Campylobacter concisus DNA encodes these proteins:
- the pheT gene encoding phenylalanine--tRNA ligase subunit beta, translating to MIISKHWLNEWIDLSDVSGETLSKTLNSIGLEVDSYKEINLPKSIVVGYIKSREKHPDADKLSICQVDVGGETLQIVCGAKNVEAGQFVPVALIGTTMPNGLEIKKAKLRGIESSGMICSSSELGLPKINDGILPLDESIGKLKLGTSLSEFEIFKDTIIEVDVTANRGDCQNLHGIAREICTALDLNMKDSHEDDESENLLGIGRIASVRAEDKVNGSFLYKAFELKEGLYENLITRMRLALIECQKTNLVERLLEYATFCTGVLFRAYDHAKLVSEGEKAVFDIKNGENGECVVYCGDKNLGIAGIYQSDVARIDEKSKVILVEASYVKPDVVSKAIFENKNLPKGDQIYRSSRGSEPNLAYGADYLFKRLANFKDILNLFAGSQQSLLNTEPITLSISLFEIKNMIGQDIARNDVVKILKKLGFEIAVNVEQESFNVKVPLFRHDIVNSHDVCEEIVRIVGIDNIASKPLNFSEKNRLNKTYFDYKNALNLRRRAADNGFFESVHYVFDSEDELSELNFKPCKVKILNPINNELNTLRPTLVNHLLSSSEKNIKNSKRSVRLFELGEIFDENANQGLNLGFVVSGLLKEPTLINGAKGEEANFYAFASMVQNVIGKFELKPCQGISYLSPYEQAHIYQNGENIGYIGRVDARVEAKRDLPRTYICEIDFTKLKFEPILAIPYSKFQSTTRDLSLIVPENFEAGRIYECIRGLNLKELKEFLPVDIYKDAKLNGSISLSLKFTFQDMEKTLEDDDINALMDKILNELKDKLNIGIR from the coding sequence ATGATAATTTCAAAGCATTGGTTAAACGAGTGGATCGACCTTAGCGACGTTAGCGGCGAGACACTTTCAAAGACATTAAATTCTATCGGGCTAGAGGTTGATAGCTATAAAGAGATAAATTTACCAAAGAGTATTGTGGTTGGCTACATAAAAAGTAGAGAGAAGCACCCAGATGCCGATAAACTAAGCATTTGTCAAGTGGATGTTGGTGGAGAGACGCTTCAGATCGTGTGTGGAGCTAAAAATGTTGAAGCTGGTCAGTTTGTGCCAGTCGCACTTATTGGCACGACTATGCCAAATGGTCTTGAGATTAAAAAAGCAAAGCTAAGAGGTATCGAGTCAAGTGGTATGATCTGCTCTTCAAGCGAGCTTGGACTTCCAAAAATAAATGATGGAATTTTGCCACTTGATGAGAGTATCGGCAAGCTAAAACTTGGTACAAGTCTTAGTGAATTTGAGATATTTAAAGATACGATAATCGAAGTTGATGTAACAGCAAACAGAGGCGATTGCCAAAATTTACATGGCATCGCAAGAGAAATTTGTACAGCGCTTGATTTAAATATGAAAGATAGTCACGAAGACGATGAGAGCGAAAATTTACTAGGTATTGGTAGAATAGCTTCTGTGCGAGCAGAGGATAAAGTAAATGGGTCATTTTTATATAAGGCTTTTGAACTAAAAGAGGGACTATATGAAAATCTAATAACTCGCATGCGTCTAGCATTAATAGAGTGCCAAAAGACAAATTTAGTTGAGAGACTGCTTGAATACGCGACATTTTGCACGGGTGTTTTATTTAGGGCTTATGATCACGCTAAACTTGTAAGTGAAGGCGAAAAGGCTGTTTTTGATATAAAAAATGGTGAAAATGGCGAATGCGTCGTTTATTGCGGGGATAAAAATTTAGGCATTGCTGGAATTTACCAAAGTGACGTAGCAAGGATAGATGAGAAGTCAAAAGTGATCCTAGTAGAAGCTAGCTACGTAAAGCCAGATGTAGTTTCAAAAGCTATTTTTGAAAATAAAAATTTACCAAAGGGTGATCAAATTTATCGCTCAAGTCGTGGCAGCGAGCCAAATTTAGCTTATGGCGCGGATTATTTATTCAAAAGACTTGCTAATTTTAAGGATATCCTAAATCTCTTTGCCGGCTCACAGCAGTCGCTTTTAAATACCGAACCTATCACGCTTAGTATCTCTCTTTTTGAGATTAAAAATATGATCGGTCAAGATATTGCTAGAAATGATGTTGTTAAAATTTTAAAGAAACTTGGCTTTGAGATCGCGGTAAACGTTGAGCAAGAAAGCTTTAACGTAAAAGTGCCGTTATTTCGCCATGATATAGTAAATTCTCACGATGTTTGCGAGGAGATCGTAAGGATAGTAGGCATAGACAATATCGCCTCAAAACCACTAAATTTCTCTGAGAAAAATAGGCTAAATAAGACATATTTTGACTATAAAAACGCCCTAAATTTAAGGCGTAGAGCAGCCGATAATGGCTTTTTTGAAAGCGTACACTATGTTTTTGATAGTGAGGACGAGCTTAGTGAGCTAAATTTTAAACCTTGCAAAGTCAAGATACTAAATCCTATAAACAACGAATTAAACACGCTTAGACCGACGCTTGTTAATCACCTTCTAAGCTCAAGCGAGAAAAATATCAAAAACTCGAAACGCTCAGTTAGACTTTTTGAGCTTGGAGAAATTTTTGATGAAAATGCAAATCAGGGCTTAAATTTAGGCTTTGTTGTGTCTGGCCTTTTAAAAGAGCCTACACTAATAAACGGCGCAAAGGGCGAGGAGGCAAATTTCTATGCATTTGCATCGATGGTGCAAAATGTCATAGGTAAATTTGAGCTAAAACCTTGCCAGGGCATCTCATATCTTAGCCCATACGAGCAAGCACACATCTATCAAAATGGCGAAAATATCGGCTATATCGGTAGAGTCGATGCGAGAGTCGAAGCAAAGAGAGATCTGCCAAGAACTTATATTTGCGAGATAGATTTTACAAAGCTCAAATTTGAACCTATTTTGGCTATTCCTTATTCTAAGTTTCAAAGCACCACAAGGGATCTTAGCCTTATTGTGCCTGAAAATTTTGAGGCTGGACGAATTTATGAGTGCATAAGAGGATTAAATTTAAAAGAGCTAAAAGAATTTTTACCAGTTGATATTTATAAAGATGCGAAGCTAAATGGCTCGATCAGTCTTAGTTTGAAATTTACATTTCAGGATATGGAAAAAACGCTTGAAGATGATGATATAAACGCACTTATGGATAAAATTTTAAATGAGCTAAAAGATAAACTAAATATCGGAATAAGATGA
- a CDS encoding CZB domain-containing protein gives MKLNGYRGVLLNEFNKIQDVHECRFGKWYEKDVKNTLVKDAKILSSIAAHHENVHHGLEKAMVIFADKDKGNLPGVEILKDVENSSKVGFEELLEAIKSARK, from the coding sequence ATGAAGCTAAATGGATATAGAGGCGTACTTTTAAATGAGTTTAATAAGATTCAAGATGTTCACGAGTGTAGATTTGGCAAATGGTATGAAAAAGATGTGAAAAATACTCTTGTAAAAGATGCCAAAATTCTCTCAAGTATCGCAGCTCATCATGAAAATGTTCATCATGGTCTAGAAAAAGCGATGGTTATTTTTGCTGATAAAGACAAAGGAAATCTACCTGGCGTTGAAATATTAAAAGATGTTGAAAACTCAAGTAAAGTAGGTTTTGAAGAGTTGCTTGAAGCTATTAAGTCTGCAAGAAAATAA
- the aroA gene encoding 3-phosphoshikimate 1-carboxyvinyltransferase gives MKIYPLDKSLNLTIDDIASDKSISHRCAIFSLLSDKPSYIRNYLRAGDTLNTLKIVQLLGAKIEDNGSEIMITPPKKIKEPNEILECGNSGTAMRLFMGLLAAQDGFFVLSGDRYLNSRPMARIAKPLNDMGAKIDGANNASNAPLCIRGTKFERFSFDSKIASAQIKSALLLAALYSNGCKFSEPELSRDHTERMLAGMGADIKRDGLEIKLEPMKAPLAPLDIDVPNDPSSAFFFAVAALIIPDSHIILKNILLNKTRIEAYKILEKMGAEIKFHKTSSKYEDIGDIEVKYSPNLKGVEVSENISWLIDEAPALAIAFACAKGQSKLANAKELRVKESDRIAVTINALKQCGVDASELEDGFIINGSEAKFATIDSHGDHRIAMSFAVLGLKCGMQIEKSEFITTSFPNFAEILKKMGAKIED, from the coding sequence ATGAAAATTTATCCATTAGACAAAAGTTTAAATTTAACCATAGATGATATTGCTTCGGATAAGTCTATCTCGCATAGATGTGCAATATTTTCGCTTTTAAGCGACAAGCCTTCTTATATTAGAAACTACCTAAGAGCGGGTGATACGCTAAATACTTTAAAGATAGTCCAGCTCTTAGGTGCAAAGATCGAGGACAACGGCTCTGAGATAATGATCACTCCGCCTAAAAAGATAAAAGAGCCAAATGAAATTTTAGAGTGTGGCAACTCAGGCACAGCGATGAGGCTTTTTATGGGACTATTAGCCGCACAGGATGGCTTTTTCGTGCTAAGTGGCGATAGGTATTTAAACTCACGTCCAATGGCTAGAATAGCAAAACCTCTAAACGATATGGGTGCAAAGATAGATGGTGCAAACAACGCAAGCAACGCTCCACTTTGCATAAGAGGGACGAAATTTGAAAGATTTAGTTTTGATAGCAAGATTGCCTCAGCTCAGATAAAAAGTGCGCTTTTGCTGGCAGCTCTTTACTCAAATGGCTGTAAATTTAGCGAACCAGAGCTAAGCAGGGATCACACCGAGCGTATGCTTGCTGGCATGGGAGCTGATATAAAGCGTGACGGCCTAGAGATCAAGCTAGAGCCGATGAAAGCCCCACTTGCGCCACTTGATATAGACGTGCCAAATGACCCAAGCTCGGCATTTTTCTTTGCGGTCGCAGCACTTATCATTCCGGACTCGCACATTATTTTAAAAAATATCTTACTAAATAAAACTCGCATCGAAGCTTATAAAATTCTAGAAAAAATGGGAGCTGAGATAAAATTTCACAAAACCTCAAGTAAATATGAAGATATCGGTGATATCGAGGTCAAATACTCACCAAACTTAAAAGGTGTAGAGGTTAGTGAAAATATCTCATGGCTCATCGATGAAGCTCCAGCTTTAGCCATCGCATTTGCCTGCGCTAAAGGCCAAAGCAAGCTAGCAAATGCAAAAGAGCTTCGCGTAAAAGAGAGTGATAGGATAGCTGTCACGATAAATGCGTTAAAGCAGTGCGGCGTTGATGCTAGCGAGCTTGAAGATGGCTTTATCATAAATGGTTCAGAGGCTAAATTTGCCACGATAGATAGTCACGGGGATCACAGGATCGCGATGAGTTTTGCTGTGCTTGGGCTAAAGTGTGGCATGCAGATAGAGAAGAGTGAATTTATCACCACTTCATTTCCAAATTTTGCTGAAATTTTAAAGAAAATGGGAGCTAAGATTGAAGATTGA
- the pheS gene encoding phenylalanine--tRNA ligase subunit alpha produces the protein MQDFVNKIKNEISTLDDLEKVRVEIFGKKGILAQGFAKLKELGEDEKKEFAANLNKQRDELGALIEAKKAELSEQEIDNKMKKEAADITLFNEPVASGALHPVMATMDKIIEYFLALNFSLETGPLIEDDFHNFEALNLPKYHPARDMQDTFYLDDFRLLRTHTSPVQVRTMLNQKPPIRMIAPGTVFRRDMDLTHTPMFHQVEALVVEDAEKVSFANLKSMLEGFLKHMFGDVEVRFRPSFFPFTEPSAEVDISCIFCHGKGCRVCKQTTWLEVLGCGVVDPNVFKAVGYKNVSGYAFGLGVERFAMLLHRVPDLRSLFEGDLRLLEQFK, from the coding sequence TTGCAAGATTTCGTTAATAAAATCAAAAATGAAATTTCAACGCTTGACGATCTTGAGAAGGTCAGGGTAGAAATTTTTGGCAAAAAGGGCATCTTGGCGCAAGGCTTTGCAAAGCTAAAAGAGCTTGGTGAAGATGAGAAAAAGGAATTTGCAGCAAATTTAAACAAGCAAAGAGATGAGCTTGGCGCGCTTATAGAAGCCAAAAAGGCTGAGCTTAGCGAGCAAGAGATAGATAACAAGATGAAAAAAGAAGCCGCTGATATCACGCTCTTTAACGAGCCTGTTGCTAGTGGGGCGCTGCACCCTGTAATGGCCACGATGGATAAGATAATTGAATATTTTTTAGCTCTAAATTTCTCACTTGAGACTGGGCCGCTTATAGAAGATGATTTTCACAACTTTGAAGCGCTAAATTTACCAAAATACCACCCAGCAAGGGACATGCAAGATACATTTTACCTAGATGATTTTAGACTTTTAAGGACACATACAAGCCCAGTTCAGGTGCGAACTATGCTAAATCAAAAGCCACCTATTCGCATGATAGCGCCAGGCACCGTCTTTAGACGTGATATGGATTTAACGCATACACCGATGTTTCACCAGGTCGAGGCCCTTGTGGTGGAGGATGCTGAGAAAGTTAGCTTTGCAAATTTAAAATCAATGCTAGAAGGCTTTTTAAAGCATATGTTTGGCGATGTTGAAGTACGTTTTCGCCCTAGCTTCTTTCCATTTACGGAGCCTAGCGCAGAGGTTGATATTAGTTGTATATTCTGCCATGGCAAGGGCTGCAGAGTGTGTAAGCAGACTACTTGGCTTGAGGTACTTGGATGTGGTGTCGTTGATCCAAATGTATTTAAGGCGGTTGGCTATAAAAATGTAAGTGGATACGCCTTTGGCCTTGGCGTTGAGAGATTTGCGATGTTGCTTCATAGAGTGCCTGATCTAAGGTCGCTTTTTGAGGGAGATTTAAGATTGTTGGAGCAGTTTAAATGA
- a CDS encoding histidine triad nucleotide-binding protein — MTIFEKIVAGEIPCNKVLESEKFLAFNDINPKAPIHILIIPKKHYKNFQEMDPVLMGEMTKFIQEVATLMGVDKSGYRLITNCGENGGQEVMHLHFHLLGGAKLGWSEGVADPQSTF; from the coding sequence ATGACCATATTTGAAAAGATCGTAGCTGGTGAAATCCCTTGCAACAAAGTGCTTGAAAGCGAGAAATTTCTAGCTTTTAACGACATAAACCCAAAAGCACCGATCCACATCCTAATCATCCCAAAAAAACACTATAAAAATTTCCAAGAGATGGATCCGGTTTTAATGGGAGAGATGACTAAATTTATCCAAGAAGTGGCGACCTTAATGGGCGTTGATAAGAGCGGATACCGCCTCATCACAAACTGCGGCGAAAACGGCGGTCAAGAAGTTATGCATCTACATTTTCACCTACTTGGCGGAGCGAAGCTTGGCTGGAGCGAAGGCGTAGCTGATCCACAAAGCACATTTTAA
- a CDS encoding 4-hydroxy-3-methylbut-2-enyl diphosphate reductase → MKIELASSYGFCFGVKRAIKIAENAGDAATIGPLIHNNEEINRLEKNYNVKTLEGIDELKDEKKAIIRTHGITKNDLAELKKSDIKVIDATCPFVTKPQQICEKMSEEGYDVVIYGDMHHPEVKGVKSYAKGNVYVVLEESELEGIKFKQKVALVSQTTRKVEKFMQIANYLMLHVKEVRVFNTICNATFENQEAAKNLAKRADVMIIIGGKNSSNTKQLYLISKNFCEDSYLIESEEELEKSWFDGKNLCGISAGASTPDWIIQKVVDRIKKV, encoded by the coding sequence TTGAAGATTGAGCTTGCTAGTAGTTATGGATTTTGCTTTGGTGTAAAAAGGGCGATAAAGATTGCTGAAAATGCAGGAGATGCTGCGACCATCGGGCCACTCATCCATAATAACGAAGAGATAAACAGGCTTGAGAAAAACTACAATGTAAAAACACTTGAGGGCATAGACGAGCTAAAAGATGAGAAAAAGGCGATCATCCGCACTCATGGCATCACCAAAAACGACCTTGCAGAGCTAAAAAAGAGCGATATAAAAGTGATAGATGCAACCTGCCCATTTGTGACAAAGCCACAGCAAATTTGTGAAAAAATGAGTGAAGAGGGCTACGATGTGGTGATCTATGGTGACATGCACCACCCTGAGGTAAAGGGCGTGAAGTCATATGCCAAGGGTAACGTCTATGTCGTGCTTGAAGAGAGCGAGCTGGAGGGCATTAAATTTAAGCAAAAGGTCGCACTTGTTAGCCAAACGACTAGAAAAGTCGAGAAATTTATGCAGATCGCAAACTACCTTATGCTTCACGTAAAAGAGGTGCGTGTTTTTAATACGATTTGCAACGCAACATTTGAAAACCAAGAGGCTGCTAAAAATTTGGCAAAAAGAGCTGATGTGATGATAATCATCGGCGGAAAAAACAGCTCAAACACAAAACAACTCTATCTAATATCTAAAAATTTCTGCGAAGATAGCTATCTCATAGAAAGCGAAGAAGAGCTTGAAAAATCATGGTTCGATGGCAAAAATTTGTGTGGCATAAGTGCGGGTGCTAGCACGCCTGACTGGATCATACAAAAAGTCGTTGACAGAATCAAAAAAGTATAA
- a CDS encoding ATP-binding protein gives MKLKSLILKNFRSYKDEKIPFHRNMNVIIGQNDVGKSTILEALDIFFESGTIKIDTTDFSKNAGDNKITIGAEFIVDGEKEILIDASNKTKLSDEYLLINNNLLEILKEFEIKNEKLQKEKVFIKAKYPKEYSSEPLINIKISDLKKRLNSKFSKEEINDIDKRTNAEIRKALYEKTSDEFEEIKIDITKEDAKAIWEQLKKWLPLYFLFQSDRANKDSDADIQNPLKSATKIAVARFEEQFNTIKSQLEEELTRIGNETIDKMREMGLENTNSLKPQISNKSLDTLFSFSLESDNGIALNKRGSGFRRMVLLNYFRAEAERKLDSDENKDKDIIYAIEEPETAQHPNHQKMLIEALKELSYKDNYQLILTTHTPEIAKMVDEENLILVSKANDVAIIDNSDNKLKIISNTLGIHPFFNHKIVVCVEGKNDINFLLNVNQNIEDFKNIINLKEEQIGIIPLHGGNLKNWVDKNYLKNSNIIEFHIYDSDLNSGKNTNKYQEEIDKINSRNDGSRAVKTKKREMENYIHKSLIEEEFGIDLSGIVDYNLEDIPSFIISRMHVAKTEEAIKDILNGKLSKQLTKEMLEELDAFDEIKGWFEKIKELTNI, from the coding sequence ATGAAATTAAAAAGTTTAATATTAAAAAATTTTAGGTCATACAAAGATGAAAAAATACCTTTTCATAGAAATATGAATGTTATTATTGGGCAAAATGATGTAGGAAAATCTACTATATTAGAAGCTTTAGATATTTTTTTTGAAAGCGGTACAATAAAAATAGATACAACCGATTTCAGCAAAAATGCTGGGGATAATAAAATTACTATAGGTGCAGAATTTATAGTTGATGGTGAAAAGGAAATTTTAATAGATGCCTCCAATAAAACAAAGTTATCAGATGAATATCTTTTAATTAACAATAATCTTTTAGAGATATTAAAAGAATTTGAAATAAAAAATGAAAAACTACAAAAGGAAAAAGTATTTATAAAAGCAAAATATCCGAAAGAATATTCCAGCGAGCCGTTAATTAACATAAAAATTTCTGATTTAAAAAAGAGATTGAATAGTAAATTTAGCAAAGAAGAGATTAACGATATAGACAAGCGAACTAATGCTGAAATAAGAAAGGCATTGTACGAGAAGACAAGCGATGAATTCGAAGAAATAAAAATTGATATAACGAAAGAGGATGCCAAAGCCATATGGGAGCAGTTAAAAAAATGGTTGCCTTTATATTTTTTATTTCAGAGCGATAGAGCAAATAAAGATAGCGATGCCGATATACAAAACCCCTTAAAAAGCGCAACAAAAATAGCCGTAGCGAGATTTGAAGAGCAATTTAATACAATAAAAAGTCAATTAGAAGAGGAGCTGACAAGAATAGGCAACGAAACAATAGATAAAATGAGGGAAATGGGGCTAGAAAATACAAATTCTTTAAAACCACAAATCAGTAATAAAAGTTTAGATACCCTATTTTCATTTAGTTTGGAAAGTGACAATGGGATTGCCTTGAATAAAAGAGGAAGCGGTTTTAGAAGAATGGTGTTATTAAATTATTTCAGGGCCGAGGCTGAAAGAAAGCTAGATAGTGATGAAAACAAGGATAAGGATATAATTTATGCGATAGAGGAACCAGAAACCGCGCAGCATCCAAATCATCAAAAAATGCTTATAGAAGCATTGAAAGAACTATCTTATAAAGATAACTACCAACTTATACTTACAACACATACTCCAGAAATAGCAAAAATGGTTGATGAAGAAAATTTGATATTAGTTAGTAAAGCGAATGATGTTGCCATTATAGATAATTCCGACAATAAGCTTAAGATAATATCCAACACCTTAGGTATCCATCCGTTTTTCAATCATAAAATCGTTGTTTGTGTAGAGGGTAAAAATGATATAAATTTTCTCTTAAATGTCAATCAAAATATAGAAGATTTTAAAAACATTATAAATTTAAAAGAAGAGCAAATTGGCATAATACCATTGCACGGAGGAAATTTAAAAAACTGGGTAGATAAGAATTATCTTAAAAATTCAAACATAATTGAGTTTCATATATACGATAGTGATTTAAATTCTGGTAAAAATACAAATAAATATCAAGAAGAAATAGATAAAATAAATTCAAGAAATGATGGGTCGCGCGCCGTAAAAACTAAAAAAAGAGAGATGGAAAATTACATACATAAAAGTTTAATTGAAGAGGAATTTGGGATAGACTTATCCGGTATAGTCGATTACAATCTTGAGGACATTCCGTCTTTTATAATAAGCAGGATGCATGTAGCAAAAACAGAAGAGGCAATCAAGGACATTTTAAACGGCAAGCTTTCGAAACAACTTACAAAAGAAATGCTTGAAGAGCTTGATGCTTTTGACGAAATAAAAGGGTGGTTCGAAAAAATAAAAGAGTTGACTAATATATAA